In Pseudomonas sp. GCEP-101, one DNA window encodes the following:
- a CDS encoding phage tail assembly protein: MQDSVKQPAWLSLSEDAAVVKLSRPTSCNGVEVDALTLRAPTVRDIRLASKVASDDEERELQLFASLVQVSRQDLEGLKLSDYQRLQHAYFRLVREDADELRADAPAGAAAGD; encoded by the coding sequence ATGCAAGACTCCGTCAAACAGCCCGCGTGGCTGAGCCTGTCCGAGGACGCGGCCGTGGTGAAGCTGTCCCGCCCGACCTCCTGCAACGGCGTCGAGGTTGACGCCCTCACCCTGCGCGCGCCGACGGTGCGTGATATCCGCCTGGCCAGCAAGGTCGCCAGCGATGACGAGGAGCGTGAGCTGCAACTGTTTGCCTCGTTGGTGCAGGTCAGCCGTCAGGATCTGGAGGGCTTGAAGCTCAGCGACTACCAGCGCCTGCAGCACGCCTACTTTCGCCTGGTGCGAGAGGACGCGGATGAGCTTCGCGCTGATGCGCCAGCTGGCGCGGCGGCTGGCGACTGA